The Panicum virgatum strain AP13 chromosome 3N, P.virgatum_v5, whole genome shotgun sequence genome includes the window CAGGAAAGCTGCACATGGACGAGGATGATCATCCATGGCACAAGGCAGAAGCTAGTAGCAGGATGGGAGGTTGTCCGTGGTGCCCGCGTCCGCGTACTGGGATGCCGGACTCCGCCTGCACGTTGCCACCTGTGAACGTACTGGGCTCTGTGCGACCGGTTGGTTAGCAGGATTGATTCTCTTTTTTTCCCCCGTAGAGAAATGTGATAAGGATGTGCACAATATATGGCTGCAGAATTTAATATTTATTTGTTTCCACCGTGGGCAAAGCGCAAATTTCATTACTGGAGAGAATTTAGTGTCTATAATTTGCACTTGTTTTTTAttgttcttttatttttttaaaaaaaacatgtggTGTTGGTGATCTTTCTTCAgaggagacaccttcaggttaCACTTTCCAAGCTTCCCCTCCTACTGCTTGGTGTCCAAGGGCTGAGTTCTCCTCGCATAAATTGGAAGGGCTTGGCCCAAATCGTCTTGCGTGGGCTGGTGCTGTAAATTAAAATGGAAGATTCAGAGAAACGGGCCACGAGTACACTGAGTCGATTTTATTGGCTGAACCATTCAGCATCAAGCTCTACTCTAGCAAAACGTGCATCGTGTAGAAACAAAAGCGAAGCTTATAAGCTTATTGGGCCCCGACACGGGCTACGGCTTCTCTGGCGCGGGGACCGGGCCCgccggggaaggaggagggCCCTTGTCcttggcggcggcctcctcggcgTCGCAGAAGCCGCGCAGGACGtcggcctcctcggcggtgAAGCCGACGGAGGCGAGCATGGCGGGCCAGCAGTGGCGCGTGGCGCCGCGGACGGCGACGCAGCACTCGTGCCCGATGTAGGACTCGCCGTTCACGAAGAAGATGACGATCTCGCTCGTGCACGACCCCAGCCGCGTCAGCGAGTCCCAGCACTCGgcgaacccgccgccgccggcctctgcGCACGCGTACAGAGCTCGTTAGCTTCCAGTATTTATTTACGACGAGAAGTTGGCTAGCTAGCAGAGCCCGGCCCGATGGAGGAGAATTATCGAACAAGTTTATGAGCTCACCGGAGAAGGCGCGGAGGCGCGCTACCAGCGGCgggacggcggaggcgggggcTCCGCGGCTGGCGGCGGGCTCAGGGGGCGTCACggcgaggaagaggagaagcgcgacgacggcgccgaGGCGTAGGCGTGGCGCCGCTTCCATTGACATCATTGCTTCGACTTGGACGGATCGGGTCGGCCGGAAGTGTGTGCGTTGCAGCCTTGCAGGATCGGAGTGGAGTGCCGCGAGGTCTCTCTATATATAGcagcgctaggcggccggaatTAATATGATCGACGATTCGGGGGTACACCGACTTGGATTGtgggcggcgtacatgagtgcGTGCGTTTCATGGAAGGCCAAAGAGCATCGCTATTGATTGCTATCCACTCACTGCAGTGTCTGCTCATGGAACGCCAAACGACCTGCGGCTCTTCTGTTCCGAATAGCCATGCTCCTCGCCTGTCTTCTGGACCCAGTACATGGGTAAGCCATTGCAAGAGATTAAACAAGTGAGCACGTGTACGAATAACAGCACGGGGCACAACGGATCTGTTCACGATAACAGGATTACAAAAAAGCCAAAACCAAACGCCTGCATAACCAATTAACCAACTGTACGGCTGCCAGTTGCTTAACATTTCCACCACGGCCACCACACCCACAATATGTTAACTGCTAATAACAAATGCACAGAGCAGCTTCGTCACTACACGCTGCGCAAACACACGGATAGTTTCCGGTCAGATGCACACCTAATAACCTTCAGCCAAAGGTtgaacaccaccaccaccaactaATGTTGAGCACAAACGCTAACTGTCCACAATAATAAACTACGGCGTACGCCCTACTGCCTATCAGTGATCCCTTGATCTTCCACTGATGGGCTGCAGCGCTTGTCGACCGGAAGATCAGGGTCCGGCTTGCCAGGATGGCCTACTTTAACAGCAGGTGCGTTCTCGCTGTTCCGGAGCAACGCGATTGCAGATTGGCTCAGATTGTCACCTTGCTTCGGGCGAGGGGCACTCATAGCAATGTAGCTTCCTTTTACAGTGCTGGAGACTTTGAAACTCTGCAGCTTGGCGCGGAGTTCGTCTATACCTCTTCTCCTGCTGCTTCGACAGATTCCTAATGAAAAAGCAAAATGAAAGATGTAGTCAGGAGGCTCTCACAGATACTACAATAAAAGATTGAACAAGACATTATGTCAGAGCAACGTGAACAAAATCAGAATCAGCAATGATACCTACTGATCCCGGAACAGAAGAGTTCAGAAAAACTGTAGATTCCTCGGGAGATCTCGGAGCAGATAGATCACTTGGAGAAGTATCCTTACGAGTGTCTTCGTGCAAACTGGATGCTTTGCTGTACAGCGATTCAGTATCAAATAAGCTCGAAGTGTCCTCATCATAGCAACAGTTGCGTTCAGCTTCGTGGCACTCCACCTTCGTGTTAAGCTGCTCATCCGGCAATGCTGACGGTCCTGCAGGAGGGGTCAGACCTATTTCCCTTTCTGATCTTTCAGTATCTGCATCTTCAGACACAATGCTTCGAATAGGAGTAATTTGGCCTTCACTATTTTGGTTGCCTTCCTCATGATTTTGATTGAGCACTTCAATATTAGAAGTCACCTGCACACTGCTGCTTTCATTTATACACTGTTGCCAACTAGTCTGACAAGGTCCTGATGTAAAACAGAGTCATGAGGCAATTCACAATACATAAAGGAATCTTTTACAGATGACTTTGCTTAAGCTTATGCGTCAAGAAAATATAAGCAAGTTATTATAATTACTGACCTGATCCTGAAACACTCTCATCCTGACAATTTGTAGATTCTTCAGGAGATTTAGGTAGATAAAGGACATCTGGGATCTCCTGTTTCTGGCAAGAGTCTATATGGCAGTCCTTGGGCAGAGGGAACAGATCGTTCTTCGCATGCCCAGTACAGAAATCTTTAATTGTATATTTATCAGAACTAAAGCTGTGTTCCTCGCCTCCATCACTCAACTTGGTGTTAAGCAGCTCGTCGGACATTTCTGACTTTCCAGCAACTGAGGGCAGCATTATTGCACTTTCCAGTCGTTTGATTGGGGCAACTTCAGGCATGTCATTTTCAAGGACTTTTGGAATGGTTTTGTCTTCATTACGTATGTTTCTTTCATCTTTATGATCTTTATGGAGCACTTCAGTATCGCAACTCGATAGCCTGGAGTTGCTTTCAACTATGTGTTTCTGGCCGTGAGATTGACAAATTCCTAACATAACAGAATGAATCATGAATTAATATGCAAATGAAATCTACTGCTCTTTCCAGTGCCAAATAAGTGTTGTTTTGGGTTGCAAGCAATTAAGCAATCCACACTTCATTCATCAATATCTTTTAACATTTTGTATTTGAACGCTTGGAGTTTATATGAAGAGCTTCGTCTGAAAGTAGTTTCCTAGTATTATAGTATTTACTAGACAGGTTGGCGCGCCATGCGCGCCTGTATCAAAGTTTGATGTAAAGCAATACTAAAAAATGTTATCATATACAATATTTAAAGCAACATCAAATTGATGTATTGAATGAAATCTGAAAGTTACAGTAGATCAGCGTAGTAGTTTAAAGTCTGAGAGCGCGCTAGATGTACAAATAGTTTTTTTAGTAATTCATTTTGTTATGTTAGTAGGTATAGTTGATGGATTGTTTTACATTAATTATTAGTTTTGGTTGGGGAAAAAGATAAGATTAGCCATCAATGgatgattcaattatattttgcgagtaCCATCTGAATACTACGTGGGTACCATCTGAATAGCACGCGGACCCCACGTGGGCTCTACTTGAATAATACGCGGGTCACACATGGGTCATGTATAAACAGTACATGTAGGAATTTATTTTATGTTAGTAGGTATAGTTGATGGATTGACTTACACTAAATATTGATTTTGGtaggaaaaaaaagataagaTTAAAAATGAATGTATGATTCAATTATACTTTGCGAGTTTACGAAATGGAAACAAAATCCAATAAATAGTAGAGCTACCACATGTGAATGTAGTATATATAATCTTTTTACTATTTTGGTATatagaaaataattaaatatattatgTGCGGGCCTCATAAAAATAGTATGTCGGTCCcatgtgggacccacgtatTGTTCatgcgggacccacgtgggtcccacctaaatagtacgtgggccccacgtgggtctCACCTAAACAGTACGCGGGTCCCACGGGGTCCCACCTGAACAGTACGCGGGTCCCACCTAAACAATACGCGGGTCCCACATGGACCCGCATGAAACAGTGACCCCCACGTGGGAATCCAACTCATGAGGATGCTCCAAATCTTGGCACATTAGTAtagtggccctgtttggtttggttctttcAAGGGAATAGTAGCACTTTGACCggtaattacggtgtcaaacaaagccaatttacaaaaccaacttcaaaaccctgcgctaggaaccctgaagattctaatgaggcctttgaccgcgtgatttgaggataggtactgtagcatcactgtagataatcatcgattaattaccgtcattagattcatcgcgaaaagttatacccaaccctgaagaggttttgcaaatagacttcatttggtCCTTCATGCGGAGGCTAGAATATCCGTACTAGGAAATCTAGAatggaaccaaacaaggccagtaTATATATGCGCTTAATCAATATAGCATGATAGAAACTACTCCAtccacttttgatagctatttTACCTTGACACAATGCCCAAGAAAAATAACCTTACTTAGCATATAATAAATACAACAGACTTTTTTTTGGTCCTCCAATGTTTTCACTAGGAACTCCTCGTTATTAGTATTATTTATTGACATAGCCTATGCCAATtgcaaatatagctatcatttttgaacatttgagtttttgaaatatagttATCAAaagtggatgga containing:
- the LOC120663682 gene encoding egg cell-secreted protein 1.4-like, translated to MMSMEAAPRLRLGAVVALLLFLAVTPPEPAASRGAPASAVPPLVARLRAFSEAGGGGFAECWDSLTRLGSCTSEIVIFFVNGESYIGHECCVAVRGATRHCWPAMLASVGFTAEEADVLRGFCDAEEAAAKDKGPPPSPAGPVPAPEKP